CCCGGCTGACCAGGATCTCCGGCACCTCGTACGGGTGGCTGGCGCGGATCTGCTCCACCAGCGCGTCGACCCGGTCCGGTGCGGTCTTGAACTGCAACGACCACTCGGTGCTGGTCTCCACCCCGGAACGCCACCAGTAGGTGCTCTCCACCTGGCCACCGACCTGGGCACAAGCCGCCAGTCGACCGGCCACCGCGGCGGCGGCCAGCAGATCGGCGACCGACCGCGCGTCCACCACCGTCGTCACCACGCTGATCTGGTCCATCCCGGAACCCTACGCGGCGTCGTCACGATTGGCCGCGATCCACTCGTCTATCCGACTCCACCACTCGTACAGCCAGTCGATGCGCTCCTGCCGGCCGGTCGGGATTTCCTCCGGCGGCACCGACCAGAACCGCATCACCAGCCGCTTGTCCATCGGCAGTTCGCGCCACACGTCGGCGACGGTGAGCATCCGGTCCAGCCCGGTGTGCGCCACGAAGATCACTCCGGCGTCCGGCGCCGCGTCCAGCGCCGCCAACAGGCCGCCGGGCTGCGGGGCGAGGACGTGCTGCATCGCCTCGGCCTTGACCGCCATCCGCTCGTGCCCCCGGTCCCGCAGCCGGGCGATGGCCCGCAACCGCCGCTTCGGGGTGAAGTTGCCGCCCTCGGGGAAGATCACGAAGGCGTCGTCGTCGTCCAGACCGACGGCGAGGTGCCCGATCTGGTCGGTGAGCGAGCCCCGGCCGTCGCGCCCCGGCGCGATGAACCGGCTCGGCAACCGGTTGAGCAGCACGTCGATCGCCGGGTCCCACTGGAGGGAGTCCTTGAGGACGATGCGCGGCTCCCGCTGGAACCAGTTCACCAACGCGTGGATCAGGATGAACGAGTCGCCCGGACCGGCGTGCCGGCAGACCACCAGCTCGGGACGGCCGGGCAACGCGGTGTCCGGGTCGGTGCCGACCACGTCGATGGTCAGCCGCAGCGTCCACTTCGCCTGCCAGAACAGCACCCGCAGGAACCAGCCGGCCAACACGTAGTGGGCGCGCTGGAAAGCCGGCGAGCCGACCCGCCAGCCGAAGCCGGAGGCGACCCAGAGCCCGAAGAGACAGAGCAGCGCCGCCGCGTCCCAGAGGAGATAGCAGAAGCCGATCCAGAGCACCCGCAGTGGGCGCAGCCGTCCCGGCACGAACGGGGACACGGCCAGGGCCAGCACGGCCCACACCGGCACGGTGGTCACCAGCAGGAGCACCAGCAGCACCATTCCCGGCGCCAGCAGCAGACGGCGGATCCACCGGTGCGGTAGCGGCATCAACGCTCCAGATTCGCCAGGTAGTGCCGGGAGGCCGAGTACGCGCGGCTGATCCGCCGCCCCACCGCCGCCATGTCCCGGTACGCCCACGGGGTGTCGTCGCGCGGTTCCAGCCCGCCGGTCGGCAACACGTGCACCTCGACCCCGTCGGGCAGGGCCGCCATCTCCCGGGCGAACCGGTGCCGGCGGGCGATCTCGAAGGCCACCTGGGCGATCTCCCAGGGCCGCCGGGGCGGCGCCAGCGCCCGTTCGATCCGTCCCACCTGGAGGACGAAGATCCGGCCCGCGCCGGCCACCACCGCCTCGCCGATCGGGATCGAGTTGACGATGCCGCCGTCGACGTAGTGCTGGTCGCCGATCCGGGCCGGCGGCAGCAGCCCCGGCACCGACGCGGAGGCGAGCACGGCGGGCACCACCGCCCCGCTGACGAACCAGTGCTCGGCGGCCCGCTCGATGTTCGCGGCGCAGCAGCGGAACGGGACCTGGAGGTCGGCGAAGGTGGTCTCCGCACCCAGCTCGCTCTCCAGCAGCTTGCGCAACGGTCGGGGCGAGTGCAGGTGGGTACGCGCCGCGAAGCGCCGCAGTTGCCGGGCCACCGAGTCGCCGTACACCTCACTGGCCTCGGGGGACGCCCAGAGGCGGACGAGCCGGTCGGTCACCGCCTCGGTCGGATCGGCCGCCACGAGTGCGCCGTTGACAGCGCCGATAGACGTGCCGAGCACCATGTCCGGGCGGATCCCGGCGCGGAACAGGGCCCGCAGCATGCCCACCTCGACCGCGCCGAGGACGCCACCGCCCCCGAGCACGAACGCCACCGGTCCCCGAGCCATGCCGTTCATCCTGGCACGTCCGTGCCGTACCCCGTTCACCCCGGCACAGCAGGCCCCCCTGCGTACGCAACGTGTCCGAACCGGTACGGGCTGCCCGACCGACCGTTGACAGGGCGGCAACATTCGCGCAACCTGATACCGCTCCCACCTATGAGGGCAGGTGCGATCCGTGAAGCCAGCACTGCAGCCCGGCCGGTTGCTGGCCACCCGTTACCGGCTGATCGACCAGATCGGTGCCGGTGGCATGTCGGTGATCTGGCGGTCCCACGACGAGGTGCTCGACCGGGTGGTCGCACTCAAGGTGCTCGCCCCGTCGCTGGCCGCCGACGCCCGGTTCCGCGACATGGTGCGCGAGGAGGCCCGCGCCGCCGCCGCGCTCGTGCACCCGCACGTGACGTCGGTGCACGACTACGGCGAGACCGTGTCGCCGGACGGCTCCATCACGTCGTTCGTGGTGATGGAGCTGCTCACCGGCGAGGAGTTGGAGTTCCGGCTCACCGAGGGGCCGCTGCCGTGGACCGAGGCGGTGGAGATCGGCGCGCAGGTCGCGGACGCGCTCGCCGCCGCGCACCGGCTCGGCATCGTGCACCGCGACGTCACCACCGC
Above is a window of Verrucosispora sp. NA02020 DNA encoding:
- a CDS encoding patatin-like phospholipase family protein, yielding MARGPVAFVLGGGGVLGAVEVGMLRALFRAGIRPDMVLGTSIGAVNGALVAADPTEAVTDRLVRLWASPEASEVYGDSVARQLRRFAARTHLHSPRPLRKLLESELGAETTFADLQVPFRCCAANIERAAEHWFVSGAVVPAVLASASVPGLLPPARIGDQHYVDGGIVNSIPIGEAVVAGAGRIFVLQVGRIERALAPPRRPWEIAQVAFEIARRHRFAREMAALPDGVEVHVLPTGGLEPRDDTPWAYRDMAAVGRRISRAYSASRHYLANLER
- a CDS encoding 1-acyl-sn-glycerol-3-phosphate acyltransferase, which produces MPLPHRWIRRLLLAPGMVLLVLLLVTTVPVWAVLALAVSPFVPGRLRPLRVLWIGFCYLLWDAAALLCLFGLWVASGFGWRVGSPAFQRAHYVLAGWFLRVLFWQAKWTLRLTIDVVGTDPDTALPGRPELVVCRHAGPGDSFILIHALVNWFQREPRIVLKDSLQWDPAIDVLLNRLPSRFIAPGRDGRGSLTDQIGHLAVGLDDDDAFVIFPEGGNFTPKRRLRAIARLRDRGHERMAVKAEAMQHVLAPQPGGLLAALDAAPDAGVIFVAHTGLDRMLTVADVWRELPMDKRLVMRFWSVPPEEIPTGRQERIDWLYEWWSRIDEWIAANRDDAA
- the cutA gene encoding divalent-cation tolerance protein CutA; amino-acid sequence: MDQISVVTTVVDARSVADLLAAAAVAGRLAACAQVGGQVESTYWWRSGVETSTEWSLQFKTAPDRVDALVEQIRASHPYEVPEILVSRVDCGDPAYATWVFEHTRA